In Scomber scombrus chromosome 17, fScoSco1.1, whole genome shotgun sequence, the following proteins share a genomic window:
- the tcf21 gene encoding transcription factor 21, with protein sequence MSTGSLSDVDDELLDGILKFGSSGKDSNESTEESSNCEGTANDERRGAPGKKRKTSRKTGPKGGAPQEGKQVQRNAANARERARMRVLSKAFSRLKTSLPWVPADTKLSKLDTLRLASSYIAHLRQILSNDKYENGYIHPVNLTWPFMVAGKPENELKEMLSTTRLCGTTAS encoded by the exons ATGTCCACCGGGTCTCTCAGCGATGTCGATGACGAGCTCCTGGACGGCATCCTCAAGTTTGGTTCATCCGGTAAGGACTCCAACGAGAGCACGGAGGAGAGCTCCAACTGCGAGGGCACTGCAAACGATGAACGGAGAGGTGCGCCGGGCAAGAAGAGGAAGACGTCTCGGAAAACAGGACCCAAGGGTGGGGCACCGCAGGAGGGCAAGCAGGTGCAGAGGAATGCAGCCAACGCCCGGGAGAGAGCCAGGATGCGCGTCCTGTCCAAAGCCTTCTCCCGGCTGAAGACTTCTTTGCCCTGGGTACCCGCGGACACCAAGCTCTCCAAACTGGACACACTGCGCTTGGCATCCAGCTACATTGCGCACCTCCGGCAGATTTTGTCCAACGACAAATATGAAAACGGATATATTCACCCCGTTAACCTG ACGTGGCCTTTCATGGTTGCAGGTAAACCGGAGAACGAATTGAAGGAAATGCTGAGCACAACAAGGTTATGTGGAACAACGGCATCGTGA
- the LOC133997562 gene encoding zinc-binding protein A33-like isoform X2, translating to MAASESPSEMDCTCPVCCDIFKDPVVLLCGHSFCKYCLQEWWRQSRCKTCPVCNEIFPMVQPPRNLALRNLSDTLRQEKSQRGSSGSKELCKLHGEKLKLFCQDDQELICLICRDAKKHKKHNCVPINEAVEDHRLQAQQTEKGIKEEFQKLYQFLRAEETARIDAVRKEATLKSEAMKIRIVNLTAEISSLSDNIKTMEGEIKAEDNPFMLNVKSSIERSQCNLPKPETPSGALIDEAKHLGNLMFTVWRKMKDIIQYTPVTFNPNTSGNGLTLSENLTRSTSRMKAQKLPDNPERKSDSTVIGYESFSSGKHSWDVEVDREYWAVGVTARNKHQNSEKVWGISLYGGQEFHDLHSKKIHFLSEISYTKKIRVQLDYDHGILHFFNLHNSMKTPLHTIRYTFKEPVFPYFMGCEKVLPAELSVKIRQPK from the exons ATGGCTGCCAGTGAATCACCATCTGAAATGGATTGCACATGTCCTGTGTGCTGTGACATATTTAAGGATCCTGTAGTCTTGTTGTGCGGTCACAGCTTTTGCAAGTATTGTCTTCAGGAGTGGTGGAGACAGAGTAGATGCAAGACATGCCCGGTCTGTAATGAAATATTTCCGATGGTTCAGCCTCCACGTAATCTGGCACTGAGAAATCTCTCTGACACCTTGAGACAAGAGAAGAGTCAGAGAGGTTCATCAGGATCTAAAGAGCTCTGCAAACTGCACGGtgagaaactcaaactcttcTGTCAGGATGATCAAGAACTGATCTGTTTGATCTGTAGggatgcaaaaaaacacaagaaacataACTGTGTCCCCATCAATGAAGCAGTAGAAGACCACAGG CTCCAGGCCCAGCAGACTGAGAAGGGGATAAAAGAGGAGTTTCAAAAGCTGTACCAGTTTCTGAGGGCAGAAGAGACTGCAAGGATTGATGCTGTGAGGAAAGAGGCGACGCTCAAGAGTGAAGCAATGAAGATCAGGATTGTGAATCTGACTGCAGAGATCTCCTCACTCTCTGACAATATCAAAACCATGGAGGGAGAAATAAAAGCTGAAGACAACCCATTCATGCTG AATGTCAAATCCTCTATTGAGCG GTCCCAATGTAACCTGCCAAAACCAGAGACCCCATCAGGAGCCCTGATCGATGAGGCCAAACACCTGGGGAACCTGATGTTCACAGTctggaggaagatgaaggatataatacaataca cTCCTGTAACATTCAACCCAAATACAAGTGGCAACGGTCTGACTCTATCAGAGAATTTGACTCGTTCAACATCCAGAATGAAAGCTCAGAAGCTCCCTGACAACCCAGAGAGAAAATCCGACTCAACTGTTATTGGATATGAAAGCTTTAGCTCTGGTAAACACAGCTGGGATGTGGAGGTGGACAGGGAGTATTGGGCTGTTGGTGTGACTGCTAGAAACAAGCATCAAAACTCTGAAAAGGTTTGGGGCATTTCCCTGTATGGTGGTCAAGAGTTCCATGaccttcattcaaaaaaaatacatttcttatctGAAATCTCATATACAAAAAAGATCAGAGTGCAGTTAGATTATGATCATGGaatactacatttttttaacttgcATAACAGCATGAAAACACCTCTACATACCATTCGATATACATTCAAAGAACCAGTTTTTCCCTATTTTATGGGATGTGAAAAAGTCCTTCCAGCTGAATTGTCAGTGAAGATAAGACAACCCAAATAG
- the LOC133997562 gene encoding zinc-binding protein A33-like isoform X1 → MAASESPSEMDCTCPVCCDIFKDPVVLLCGHSFCKYCLQEWWRQSRCKTCPVCNEIFPMVQPPRNLALRNLSDTLRQEKSQRGSSGSKELCKLHGEKLKLFCQDDQELICLICRDAKKHKKHNCVPINEAVEDHRTKLKVKLMHLKTKQGSFEKEKVKCDKMAGHITLQAQQTEKGIKEEFQKLYQFLRAEETARIDAVRKEATLKSEAMKIRIVNLTAEISSLSDNIKTMEGEIKAEDNPFMLNVKSSIERSQCNLPKPETPSGALIDEAKHLGNLMFTVWRKMKDIIQYTPVTFNPNTSGNGLTLSENLTRSTSRMKAQKLPDNPERKSDSTVIGYESFSSGKHSWDVEVDREYWAVGVTARNKHQNSEKVWGISLYGGQEFHDLHSKKIHFLSEISYTKKIRVQLDYDHGILHFFNLHNSMKTPLHTIRYTFKEPVFPYFMGCEKVLPAELSVKIRQPK, encoded by the exons ATGGCTGCCAGTGAATCACCATCTGAAATGGATTGCACATGTCCTGTGTGCTGTGACATATTTAAGGATCCTGTAGTCTTGTTGTGCGGTCACAGCTTTTGCAAGTATTGTCTTCAGGAGTGGTGGAGACAGAGTAGATGCAAGACATGCCCGGTCTGTAATGAAATATTTCCGATGGTTCAGCCTCCACGTAATCTGGCACTGAGAAATCTCTCTGACACCTTGAGACAAGAGAAGAGTCAGAGAGGTTCATCAGGATCTAAAGAGCTCTGCAAACTGCACGGtgagaaactcaaactcttcTGTCAGGATGATCAAGAACTGATCTGTTTGATCTGTAGggatgcaaaaaaacacaagaaacataACTGTGTCCCCATCAATGAAGCAGTAGAAGACCACAGG ACCAAACTGAAGGTTAAGCTGATGCATTTAAAAACCAAACAGGGGTCATtcgaaaaagaaaaagtcaagtGTGATAAAATGGCCGGCCACATCACG CTCCAGGCCCAGCAGACTGAGAAGGGGATAAAAGAGGAGTTTCAAAAGCTGTACCAGTTTCTGAGGGCAGAAGAGACTGCAAGGATTGATGCTGTGAGGAAAGAGGCGACGCTCAAGAGTGAAGCAATGAAGATCAGGATTGTGAATCTGACTGCAGAGATCTCCTCACTCTCTGACAATATCAAAACCATGGAGGGAGAAATAAAAGCTGAAGACAACCCATTCATGCTG AATGTCAAATCCTCTATTGAGCG GTCCCAATGTAACCTGCCAAAACCAGAGACCCCATCAGGAGCCCTGATCGATGAGGCCAAACACCTGGGGAACCTGATGTTCACAGTctggaggaagatgaaggatataatacaataca cTCCTGTAACATTCAACCCAAATACAAGTGGCAACGGTCTGACTCTATCAGAGAATTTGACTCGTTCAACATCCAGAATGAAAGCTCAGAAGCTCCCTGACAACCCAGAGAGAAAATCCGACTCAACTGTTATTGGATATGAAAGCTTTAGCTCTGGTAAACACAGCTGGGATGTGGAGGTGGACAGGGAGTATTGGGCTGTTGGTGTGACTGCTAGAAACAAGCATCAAAACTCTGAAAAGGTTTGGGGCATTTCCCTGTATGGTGGTCAAGAGTTCCATGaccttcattcaaaaaaaatacatttcttatctGAAATCTCATATACAAAAAAGATCAGAGTGCAGTTAGATTATGATCATGGaatactacatttttttaacttgcATAACAGCATGAAAACACCTCTACATACCATTCGATATACATTCAAAGAACCAGTTTTTCCCTATTTTATGGGATGTGAAAAAGTCCTTCCAGCTGAATTGTCAGTGAAGATAAGACAACCCAAATAG
- the LOC133998064 gene encoding E3 ubiquitin-protein ligase TRIM35-like yields the protein MYKVCRKKITEDNNRMAASESPSEMDCTCPVCCDIFKDPVVLLCGHSFCKYCLQEWWRQSTLQTCPVCKEIFPMVQPPRNLALRNLSDTLRQERSQRGSSGSKEVCKLHGEKFKLFCQDDQELICVICKDAKKHKQHNCVPINEAAEDHRTKLKVKLMHLKTKRGSFEKEKAKCDKMASHITLQAQQTEKGITEEFQKLYQFLRAEETARIDAVRKEATLKSEAMKIRIVNLTAEISSLSDNIKTMEGEIKAEEIPFMLNVKSSMERSQCNLPGAQTPSGALIDEAKHLGNLLFTVWRKMKEIIQYSSCNSGPQLRRPIIDCIRKHDRFNSKRPESAAPSKP from the exons ATGTACAAAGTCTGCAG gaaaaaaatcacagaagaCAACAACAGAATGGCTGCCAGTGAATCACCATCTGAAATGGACTGCACCTGTCCTGTGTGCTGTGACATATTTAAGGATCCTGTAGTCTTGTTGTGCGGTCACAGCTTTTGTAAGTACTGTCTTCAGGAGTGGTGGAGACAGAGTACCCTCCAGACATGCCCAGTTTGTAAGGAAATATTTCCAATGGTTCAGCCTCCACGTAATCTGGCACTGAGAAATCTCTCTGACACCTTGAGAcaagagaggagtcagagaggtTCATCAGGTTCTAAAGAAGTCTGCAAACTGCACGGTGAGAAATTCAAACTCTTCTGTCAGGATGATCAAGAACTCATCTGTGTGATTTGTAAGGATGCAAAAAAACATAAGCAACATAACTGTGTCCCCATCAATGAAGCAGCAGAAGACCACAGG ACCAAACTGAAGGTAAAGCTGATGCATTTAAAAACCAAACGGGGGTCATtcgaaaaagaaaaagccaagtGTGATAAAATGGCCAGCCACATCACG CTCCAGGCCCAACAGACTGAGAAGGGGATAACAGAGGAGTTTCAAAAGCTGTACCAGTTTCTGAGGGCAGAAGAGACTGCAAGGATTGATGCTGTGAGGAAAGAGGCGACGCTCAAGAGTGAAGCAATGAAGATCAGGATTGTGAATCTGACTGCAGAGATCTCCTCACTCTCTGACAATATCAAAACCATGGAGGGAGaaataaaagctgaagaaaTCCCATTCATGCTG AATGTCAAATCCTCTATGGAGCG GTCCCAATGCAACCTGCCAGGAGCACAGACTCCATCAGGAGCCCTTATCGATGAGGCCAAACACCTGGGGAACCTGCTGTTCACAGTCTGGAGGAAGATGAAAGAAATAATCCAGTACA GCTCCTGTAACTCTGGACCCCAACTCCGGCGACCCATTATTGACTGTATCAGAAAACATGACCGGTTCAACAGTAAGAGACCAGAGTCAGCTGCTCCCTCAAAACCCTGA